The Fictibacillus arsenicus genome contains a region encoding:
- a CDS encoding carbohydrate ABC transporter permease yields MVGSKKGLTFRYVIAFALLIVMVFPYLYMVMNSFADWTQVDKKVVPTEFTIRSYEWLFSGGEAGIARPWLKAFLNSVIVSTASTALMMVTGAMVAFALAKMNFRGRDFINNAVLFQMFFPAIILLIPTFLIIQNAGLYDTYTAMILPKAMSLWAVFMYTNFFRAIPDTFIEAAKLDGASNFQILYKIVMPMSKSITTVVFLFLFMERWTELLWDMIVVRSDSMLTLNVLLSQMFGPYGGYPGPMYAASVLLTVPIIILFLFFSKQFKEGMQFTLK; encoded by the coding sequence ATGGTTGGGTCTAAAAAAGGATTAACTTTTCGCTATGTGATCGCCTTTGCATTGCTTATCGTTATGGTCTTTCCGTATCTCTATATGGTGATGAACTCGTTTGCCGACTGGACGCAGGTTGATAAAAAAGTGGTGCCGACTGAGTTTACGATCCGTTCGTATGAATGGCTTTTCTCTGGCGGGGAGGCGGGTATCGCAAGACCATGGCTTAAGGCTTTTCTTAATAGTGTGATTGTATCAACAGCATCGACCGCACTCATGATGGTGACGGGTGCTATGGTCGCTTTCGCACTCGCGAAAATGAACTTTAGAGGACGGGATTTCATCAATAATGCGGTCTTGTTCCAAATGTTCTTCCCGGCGATCATCTTATTAATTCCTACGTTTTTAATTATCCAAAACGCAGGGCTTTATGACACATATACGGCGATGATTCTGCCGAAAGCGATGAGTTTATGGGCCGTCTTCATGTACACGAACTTTTTCAGGGCGATCCCAGACACATTTATTGAAGCGGCTAAACTAGACGGAGCTTCTAACTTTCAAATTTTATATAAAATCGTAATGCCGATGTCAAAATCGATTACAACAGTCGTATTCTTATTCTTGTTCATGGAAAGATGGACGGAATTATTGTGGGATATGATTGTGGTCAGAAGTGACAGCATGCTGACGCTTAACGTATTACTTTCCCAAATGTTCGGACCATATGGCGGCTACCCAGGTCCAATGTATGCAGCATCCGTCCTATTAACGGTTCCGATCATTATCTTGTTCCTATTCTTTTCAAAACAGTTCAAAGAAGGCATGCAGTTTACGCTTAAATAG
- a CDS encoding nuclease-related domain-containing protein, whose translation MIVKEAAESIKIKKLRLLHKRFSPDHPAEKEIEGELMRSIAGYKGEKSLDFHLDLLPKEETHIFHDLRLPFGSSHFQIDILILTPSFFLIIEVKHISGTLIFDQEFHQLIRTYKDTEETFSDPISQLYRQTHLFKEWLNLHKFPILPIESLVIISNPNSKIMSIPKNMNISKFVTHSANLLARFHAYQKNYPIEIITKKDIKKLSRLLLKHHNQTDQDLFKKFNISADDLIKGVSCPECFKIPMIRARRKWFCPNCGHYCSNAHIETLKEYALLISPTLPIHDCCDFLQISSRHLAKHLLNDLNISATKIGKYKVFHLNELN comes from the coding sequence ATGATAGTAAAAGAAGCAGCAGAATCTATTAAAATTAAGAAACTAAGACTTTTACATAAGCGTTTTTCCCCTGACCATCCTGCAGAGAAGGAAATTGAAGGTGAACTTATGAGGAGCATTGCAGGGTATAAAGGTGAAAAATCCCTCGATTTTCATCTGGATTTGCTCCCAAAAGAGGAAACTCACATTTTCCACGATCTCCGTCTCCCGTTTGGCTCCAGTCATTTCCAAATCGATATCCTTATCTTAACACCATCGTTTTTTCTCATTATCGAGGTGAAACACATTTCAGGTACTCTAATATTTGACCAAGAATTTCACCAACTTATCCGTACTTATAAAGATACCGAAGAAACATTTTCGGACCCAATCTCGCAGCTATACCGGCAAACCCACCTGTTCAAAGAATGGTTAAATCTCCATAAGTTTCCCATACTTCCAATCGAATCTCTTGTGATCATCAGCAACCCCAACTCCAAAATTATGTCGATTCCTAAAAATATGAATATCTCCAAATTTGTAACACATAGCGCTAACCTTCTAGCAAGATTTCACGCCTATCAAAAAAATTATCCAATAGAAATAATCACTAAAAAAGACATCAAAAAATTATCTCGTCTTCTGCTCAAACACCATAATCAAACCGACCAAGATCTTTTTAAAAAATTTAATATATCTGCGGATGACTTGATTAAAGGTGTATCCTGTCCAGAATGTTTTAAAATTCCTATGATTAGAGCAAGGAGGAAGTGGTTTTGTCCTAATTGTGGTCATTATTGCAGCAATGCACATATTGAAACATTAAAGGAATATGCATTATTAATCAGTCCTACTCTACCAATTCATGATTGCTGCGACTTTCTTCAGATTTCCTCCCGCCATCTCGCAAAACACCTTTTGAATGATTTAAATATTTCAGCCACGAAAATAGGAAAGTACAAGGTTTTCCACTTGAATGAGTTAAATTAG
- a CDS encoding ROK family protein — translation MILGAIEAGGTKFVCGIGNENGDIIEKISFPTTTPEETLKLVTDYFKDKQIEALGVGSFGPIDLNTENSTYGFITSTPKKHWKNVNLLGELKKHIDVPMAFDTDVNAAALGELEWGAAKGLDSCIYMTVGTGIGVGAVAEGKLIHGMLHPEMGHILVKRHENDTYKGNCPFHGDCLEGMASGPAIENRWGQKGVVLSANPQVWELEAYYLAQALVNYILVLSPKKLILGGGVMQQKQLFPIIIENVVTLLNGYIQHENLLVNIDNYIVPPELGDNAGLCGALALAKNMISKLS, via the coding sequence ATGATTTTAGGTGCAATTGAAGCAGGCGGTACAAAATTTGTATGCGGAATCGGCAACGAAAACGGAGATATCATAGAGAAAATCAGCTTTCCAACGACAACACCGGAAGAAACGTTAAAACTCGTAACTGATTATTTCAAGGACAAGCAGATTGAGGCGCTTGGCGTAGGCTCATTTGGACCGATCGATCTGAACACGGAAAACTCCACGTACGGATTCATCACGAGCACACCGAAAAAGCATTGGAAAAACGTGAACTTGCTCGGTGAACTTAAAAAACATATCGATGTGCCAATGGCATTCGATACAGATGTGAATGCAGCGGCGCTCGGTGAACTGGAATGGGGAGCGGCAAAAGGTCTCGACAGCTGCATCTACATGACAGTTGGAACGGGAATCGGAGTCGGGGCAGTTGCAGAAGGTAAGCTCATTCACGGAATGCTTCACCCAGAAATGGGGCACATTCTCGTCAAACGTCATGAAAACGACACGTACAAAGGAAACTGTCCTTTTCATGGAGATTGCCTGGAGGGAATGGCTTCAGGACCAGCTATCGAAAACCGCTGGGGCCAAAAAGGTGTGGTGCTCTCAGCAAATCCTCAAGTTTGGGAGCTCGAAGCCTATTACCTAGCACAAGCACTTGTGAACTATATTCTGGTACTCTCGCCGAAAAAGCTCATCCTTGGCGGTGGAGTGATGCAGCAAAAACAGTTGTTTCCGATCATCATCGAAAACGTAGTGACCTTGTTAAACGGTTATATTCAGCATGAGAATTTACTAGTAAATATCGATAACTATATCGTTCCGCCTGAATTGGGTGATAATGCGGGATTGTGCGGTGCGTTGGCATTGGCAAAAAATATGATATCGAAATTGAGCTGA
- a CDS encoding sugar phosphate isomerase/epimerase family protein, with protein MNITGFGDEISLDLTEQLDVLESEGIKYLDFRSVWGKSVVELNEHEIAIIKEELDKRRFRVSSIASPIGKTDILEDFSSQLNDLDKVITLAKTFDTAYIRVFSYFIPQGENPYTYREVIINKTKALVKKAETKNVILLHENEKGIYGDIPERCLDLLTEVDSPNYRAIFDIANFVQSGVRPFTKAYPLLKPYLEYVHIKDARFSDSKVVPPGLGDGEVEELLTQLMKDGYNGFLSIEHHLGPDGEFEGCSNSKLFQEAAQALNSVLSNIQAKGG; from the coding sequence ATGAATATAACAGGTTTTGGAGATGAAATTTCTCTCGATCTGACGGAACAACTGGACGTTTTGGAGTCTGAAGGAATCAAATATTTAGACTTTCGAAGTGTATGGGGGAAAAGCGTGGTCGAGCTAAACGAACACGAGATTGCAATCATAAAAGAAGAGCTCGATAAACGTAGATTTCGGGTTTCATCTATTGCGTCACCTATTGGTAAGACCGACATTCTTGAAGATTTTTCATCTCAGCTAAACGACTTGGATAAAGTGATCACGCTTGCGAAGACTTTTGACACCGCTTACATTAGAGTTTTTTCATATTTCATTCCACAAGGTGAAAATCCTTACACATACAGAGAGGTAATCATCAACAAAACAAAAGCCTTGGTAAAAAAAGCAGAAACAAAGAACGTGATTCTGCTTCACGAGAATGAAAAGGGCATATACGGTGATATTCCAGAACGATGCTTAGATCTGCTCACGGAGGTTGATTCTCCAAACTACCGGGCTATCTTTGACATTGCCAACTTTGTGCAAAGTGGAGTGAGGCCCTTTACAAAAGCTTATCCACTTTTAAAACCATACCTCGAATATGTGCATATTAAAGATGCACGTTTTTCCGATTCAAAAGTGGTACCGCCGGGCTTGGGAGATGGCGAGGTGGAAGAGCTGCTGACCCAGCTAATGAAAGATGGCTATAACGGATTTTTATCCATCGAACATCATCTAGGTCCAGATGGCGAATTTGAAGGATGCAGCAATTCAAAGCTTTTTCAAGAAGCTGCACAAGCATTGAACAGCGTCTTATCAAACATTCAAGCAAAAGGAGGATGA
- a CDS encoding BtaManbiosPhlase, translated as MNVYRYEENPLVTPRDVKPHRDDFEVIGAFNAGIAQYKDEVIMLLRVAERPISDEPKVVKAPVYNVETGELEIHSLDLDDERYDFSDPRVICEKKNGKSFSYLTSLSYIRLARSKDGRNFTIDDEPFIYPSNELETFGIEDPRVTQIGDTYYIYYSAVSPAGVGESLVSTKDFVEVEHHGMIFCPENKDVLIFPEKINGLYYALHRPVPKSTGAPEIWVAESTNLLHWGNHKHLIGLRDGMWDNGRIGGGAVPIKTEKGWLELYHGASKDDRYCMGAVLLDLENPAKVIARSETPILEPEADYEVDGFFGNVVFSCGVLVEGDVVKMYYGVADTSMACAELSLQEILDSLTY; from the coding sequence ATGAATGTGTATCGATATGAAGAAAACCCGCTCGTTACGCCTCGTGACGTGAAGCCGCATCGTGACGATTTTGAAGTGATCGGGGCGTTTAACGCTGGAATTGCGCAGTACAAAGACGAAGTTATCATGCTTTTGCGTGTGGCTGAGCGACCAATTAGTGATGAACCGAAAGTGGTGAAAGCCCCGGTTTACAATGTTGAGACTGGAGAACTGGAGATTCATTCTTTAGATTTGGACGATGAACGGTATGATTTCTCTGATCCGCGTGTGATCTGTGAAAAGAAAAACGGTAAGAGCTTTTCTTATTTAACATCCCTTTCTTATATTCGATTAGCGCGCAGTAAAGATGGACGCAACTTTACGATCGATGATGAGCCATTCATCTACCCATCGAATGAACTCGAGACGTTCGGAATCGAAGACCCGCGCGTGACTCAGATTGGGGACACGTATTACATCTACTACAGTGCGGTTTCTCCAGCAGGTGTGGGTGAATCGCTCGTTTCGACGAAAGATTTTGTGGAAGTGGAGCATCACGGGATGATCTTTTGCCCAGAAAACAAAGACGTGTTAATTTTTCCTGAAAAAATTAACGGACTATATTATGCATTGCACCGGCCGGTACCGAAAAGCACGGGTGCACCGGAAATCTGGGTCGCAGAATCTACGAACCTCTTGCATTGGGGCAATCACAAACATTTGATTGGATTGCGTGATGGTATGTGGGATAACGGCCGAATCGGAGGCGGTGCCGTTCCGATCAAGACGGAAAAAGGCTGGCTCGAACTCTATCACGGAGCATCAAAAGATGACCGTTATTGTATGGGGGCTGTTTTACTAGATTTAGAGAATCCGGCAAAAGTAATCGCTCGTTCAGAAACACCGATCTTAGAGCCTGAAGCGGATTATGAAGTGGACGGATTCTTCGGCAATGTCGTGTTTTCATGCGGAGTTCTCGTTGAAGGCGATGTTGTGAAGATGTATTACGGTGTGGCAGACACGTCGATGGCATGTGCAGAGCTCAGTTTACAGGAGATTTTGGACTCGTTGACGTATTAA
- a CDS encoding sugar phosphate isomerase/epimerase family protein, with the protein MIEKFAVQLYTLRHEVEQDLFSVLKDLKKMGWSGVQISALPPKYDPSEVAHTLKELNLKAAGMHVPIHRMENDMENVLNETNFYETKDIVCPYLTEDLRTAEGYLHVKQLLNSIAETHPDLRVSYHNHDFEFNTKISGQSALEFILDPTEPNKVLAEIDVYWIKKAGKDPLQFIQTYQNRMPIIHLKDMTNDEEETYAALGTGSIDVKPIIEWGEKSGIEWYVVEQDECPGDPFDSLQISYNYIQRLIGS; encoded by the coding sequence ATGATAGAAAAGTTTGCCGTACAGCTGTATACCCTTCGCCATGAAGTGGAACAAGATCTGTTTAGCGTCCTTAAAGACCTTAAGAAAATGGGGTGGAGTGGTGTTCAAATATCCGCGTTGCCTCCTAAATATGACCCTTCTGAAGTCGCACACACGTTAAAAGAATTAAATCTAAAAGCAGCTGGCATGCACGTACCGATCCACCGGATGGAAAATGATATGGAGAATGTTTTAAACGAAACAAACTTTTACGAGACAAAAGATATCGTTTGTCCTTACTTAACGGAAGATCTCAGAACCGCTGAAGGGTATCTGCATGTTAAACAGTTGCTTAACTCGATAGCCGAAACGCATCCGGATCTTCGTGTGAGCTATCATAATCATGATTTTGAGTTCAATACTAAGATCAGTGGGCAGTCAGCACTTGAGTTTATATTAGATCCAACAGAACCAAATAAAGTGCTGGCAGAGATCGATGTGTATTGGATCAAAAAAGCTGGTAAGGACCCGCTGCAATTTATCCAAACTTATCAAAATCGCATGCCCATCATCCACTTAAAAGACATGACGAATGATGAAGAAGAGACATACGCTGCGCTAGGTACAGGGAGTATCGACGTTAAGCCGATCATCGAATGGGGAGAAAAATCGGGGATCGAATGGTATGTGGTGGAACAAGACGAATGTCCGGGAGATCCGTTCGATAGTTTACAAATAAGTTACAACTATATTCAGAGGTTGATAGGTTCATAA
- a CDS encoding MTP-1 family protein, giving the protein MTKTCGELVEIYIEKDQPANPEKLTFAGVGERDVYNITAPFEDEGELVIAGRVEARDTEHSEVYFFVNRDSVWTPREGAPVFELQDPFVTRIAGELVLGGVEIFPHPTNDGALGWRTVFYKGSSIETLKQFFKGPDGMKDLRLAELKDGSVAVLTRPQGEKGGRGKIGFARIPSLKELTLDVIEDSPLLEGQFAEGEWGGANELHILDNGLIGVLGHIASFDEEGNRHYYPIVFSLNPETGDHTEIQLIAIRDDFLAGASKRPDLVDVVFSGGLVRKEDGTADFYAGISDAEAHKITIKDPFNQFEK; this is encoded by the coding sequence ATGACAAAAACATGTGGAGAATTAGTGGAGATCTATATAGAAAAAGATCAGCCGGCGAACCCTGAAAAACTAACGTTTGCGGGTGTTGGTGAAAGGGATGTTTACAACATTACAGCTCCGTTTGAAGATGAAGGAGAGTTAGTGATTGCAGGCCGTGTTGAAGCCCGTGACACCGAGCATTCAGAGGTTTACTTTTTTGTGAACCGTGATAGCGTTTGGACACCAAGAGAAGGTGCACCGGTTTTTGAACTTCAAGATCCGTTCGTGACAAGGATTGCCGGAGAGCTAGTGCTTGGCGGAGTTGAGATTTTTCCTCATCCGACGAATGACGGCGCACTTGGCTGGCGGACTGTTTTTTACAAAGGTTCATCCATAGAAACGTTAAAGCAGTTTTTCAAAGGTCCAGACGGGATGAAAGATCTAAGACTGGCTGAATTAAAAGACGGAAGCGTTGCTGTCTTAACCCGTCCTCAAGGAGAAAAAGGGGGACGTGGAAAGATTGGTTTTGCGCGCATCCCTTCATTAAAAGAGTTAACACTTGATGTGATTGAAGACTCGCCACTTTTAGAAGGGCAGTTTGCTGAAGGAGAATGGGGCGGTGCGAACGAGCTTCACATTCTCGATAATGGATTGATCGGCGTACTCGGACATATCGCAAGTTTTGATGAAGAAGGAAACCGTCATTACTATCCGATAGTATTTTCATTAAATCCTGAAACAGGTGATCATACGGAAATTCAGCTCATTGCAATCCGTGATGACTTTTTAGCTGGCGCTTCTAAGCGACCAGATTTAGTAGATGTGGTGTTTAGCGGCGGACTTGTTCGGAAGGAAGATGGAACTGCAGATTTTTACGCTGGGATTAGTGATGCAGAGGCACACAAAATTACGATAAAAGATCCGTTCAACCAATTTGAAAAATAA
- a CDS encoding ABC transporter substrate-binding protein produces MKMKKVASLFLTATIAASALAGCSTGNGGGKSADGKTTIEFWAAPNPTQQVYWKEMAKEFEKENPKVNVKVSPMKESPTSEASIQSAIAGKSAPTMSENINRGFAAQLADSKALVPLNEIEGWDKLLKNRSMTDTIKTWEFSDDNQYVMPIYSNPMLFGWRLDILKEVGVDKMPATYSEVLDAAKKLKAKYPEKYVWAKPALADPTAHHRWFDFFMLYDAASGGNNFIEGDKFVAEDEAGLNALKFMDDLRKEDAILTKQSTDPFENGLGIFTDLGPWTFSYWEEKFPEMKYNENFGLSLPPVPDGADTENVNTFADTKGIVIYASATEEERKAAMEFMNFVYSNPENDLKWLETTKLPPARDDLSANESFKAFFDKNPELKPYADAVPNAIPSIDNAKYNELQTHIGRYAVNPVVKGEVDPEKGWKEMKKAIKEELKK; encoded by the coding sequence ATGAAAATGAAAAAGGTAGCATCTCTTTTCCTTACCGCAACGATCGCAGCATCCGCACTGGCAGGTTGTTCAACTGGAAACGGCGGGGGGAAATCAGCTGACGGAAAGACGACGATCGAATTCTGGGCGGCTCCAAACCCGACACAGCAAGTGTATTGGAAAGAGATGGCGAAAGAATTTGAAAAAGAAAATCCGAAAGTTAACGTTAAAGTAAGTCCGATGAAAGAAAGTCCTACTTCAGAAGCAAGCATTCAATCTGCAATTGCAGGTAAGAGTGCGCCAACGATGTCTGAGAACATCAACCGTGGATTTGCGGCTCAGCTCGCTGATAGTAAAGCACTTGTTCCGCTTAACGAAATCGAAGGCTGGGATAAGCTTCTGAAAAATCGCAGCATGACAGACACGATCAAAACATGGGAATTCTCTGATGACAATCAATATGTAATGCCGATTTACTCTAACCCAATGCTATTCGGTTGGAGGCTCGACATTTTAAAAGAAGTAGGCGTAGATAAAATGCCTGCTACTTATAGTGAAGTTCTAGATGCTGCTAAAAAGCTAAAAGCGAAATACCCTGAAAAGTACGTTTGGGCTAAACCTGCCCTTGCAGATCCAACAGCACATCATAGATGGTTTGACTTCTTCATGCTTTATGATGCGGCATCCGGCGGTAACAATTTTATTGAAGGTGATAAGTTTGTAGCCGAGGATGAAGCAGGCTTAAATGCATTGAAATTTATGGATGACCTCAGAAAAGAAGATGCCATTTTAACAAAACAGTCCACAGATCCTTTTGAAAATGGTCTTGGAATTTTCACAGACCTTGGACCATGGACGTTCAGCTATTGGGAAGAAAAGTTCCCTGAAATGAAATACAACGAGAACTTTGGGTTATCGCTTCCACCAGTTCCGGATGGTGCGGATACAGAAAACGTAAACACATTCGCTGATACAAAAGGAATCGTTATCTATGCGTCCGCAACAGAAGAAGAGCGAAAAGCGGCGATGGAGTTTATGAATTTCGTATATTCGAATCCGGAAAACGATCTGAAGTGGCTCGAAACGACTAAGCTTCCACCGGCTCGTGACGACCTTTCAGCAAATGAATCGTTCAAAGCGTTCTTTGATAAAAATCCTGAGCTGAAGCCTTATGCAGATGCTGTACCAAACGCAATACCTTCTATTGATAACGCTAAATACAACGAACTTCAAACACATATCGGCCGTTATGCAGTTAACCCTGTCGTGAAGGGAGAAGTTGATCCTGAAAAAGGCTGGAAAGAGATGAAGAAGGCCATAAAGGAGGAACTTAAAAAATGA
- a CDS encoding Gfo/Idh/MocA family protein gives MNTEFRFGIIGCGVISRTHADEIHKIKGATLVAVADVAEDCAKNMAEVYGVDWYSNYLELLKRDDIDIVNILTPSGLRAEIAIEAARHGKHVIAEKPIDVTFEKATDMIQACREAGVKLAVISQHRFDTSTVEVKKVIEEGKMGHVVLGECAVNWYRTQSYYDSGAWRGTWAMDGGGALMNQSIHTIDLLQYLVGPVESVFAHTATLAHERIEVEDVAVATVKFKSGALGTIVGTTSAYPGLSSRLEVFGTSGSAVIEHDKLTHLYLKSEEPSSNLASKNLDAPDPTTVFGYAHGLQIEDVMNAILEDREPLVNGEEGLKPLEIILAIYESARTGKEVTLPLKTVKTAQ, from the coding sequence ATGAATACAGAGTTTCGATTCGGAATCATTGGCTGCGGTGTGATCAGCCGTACGCACGCAGATGAGATCCATAAAATCAAAGGTGCAACTTTAGTAGCTGTGGCCGATGTGGCCGAAGATTGTGCAAAGAATATGGCCGAAGTTTACGGAGTAGATTGGTATTCGAATTATCTTGAACTGCTGAAGCGGGATGACATCGATATTGTTAACATCCTGACGCCGAGTGGTTTGAGGGCAGAAATTGCGATTGAAGCTGCCCGGCATGGAAAACATGTAATCGCTGAAAAACCGATTGATGTAACGTTTGAAAAAGCCACCGACATGATTCAAGCATGCAGGGAAGCAGGGGTTAAGCTGGCCGTGATCTCACAGCACCGGTTTGATACGTCAACGGTAGAAGTAAAGAAAGTGATTGAAGAAGGAAAGATGGGCCATGTCGTTCTTGGAGAGTGTGCGGTAAATTGGTACCGGACACAAAGCTATTATGACAGTGGAGCTTGGCGCGGGACGTGGGCCATGGATGGAGGCGGTGCATTGATGAACCAGTCCATCCATACGATTGATCTGCTTCAATATTTGGTTGGGCCGGTCGAAAGTGTTTTTGCCCATACGGCAACACTCGCCCATGAGAGGATCGAAGTGGAAGATGTTGCGGTGGCGACCGTCAAATTTAAAAGTGGTGCACTCGGAACGATCGTCGGAACAACGAGTGCGTATCCTGGTCTCTCCTCAAGGCTTGAGGTCTTTGGGACGTCTGGTTCAGCGGTTATCGAACATGATAAACTCACGCATTTATACTTGAAATCTGAAGAACCTTCTTCCAACTTAGCATCAAAAAATCTAGATGCACCAGACCCTACAACGGTTTTTGGCTATGCCCATGGCTTGCAGATCGAAGACGTGATGAATGCAATCCTGGAAGACAGAGAGCCTTTAGTTAACGGTGAAGAAGGATTGAAGCCGCTCGAAATCATATTGGCGATCTATGAATCTGCTAGGACTGGAAAAGAAGTCACATTGCCATTAAAAACGGTGAAAACAGCCCAATAA
- a CDS encoding LacI family DNA-binding transcriptional regulator: MAKKVSMQDIADHLNISKNSVSQALSGKPGVSPATRKKIEETAKELGYQYKTITSKTADKGTGNIGLIASDLAFSLQSFFGKIYLSVEKEATNKGLNVLIQSVTNEAKENLTLPSFIENKHVDGVLILSHISTEYINKVIGTGIPTVTIDHHHPLIQADAILTNNRFAAYTAVKHMVDLGHKKIAFVGDTRFSPSYQERLEGFLLAFQEHELQVDQRLIFSSVEESEIIVRDLVESVETQPTAWFCVNDGLGFFVQSSLQQKGLRVPDDVSVCSFDNGQLSRLANPKITTMDIDLELYGRKAIEQLVWRMDNTEEPITELLLPATLLKRESTSKVNK; this comes from the coding sequence ATGGCGAAAAAAGTATCCATGCAAGACATTGCGGATCATTTGAATATCTCAAAAAACTCGGTGTCACAGGCCCTATCTGGAAAGCCAGGTGTCAGCCCAGCCACTCGTAAAAAAATTGAAGAGACAGCTAAGGAATTAGGATATCAATACAAGACGATCACATCGAAAACAGCGGACAAAGGTACGGGCAACATCGGACTGATCGCTTCAGATTTAGCTTTTTCTCTGCAAAGCTTTTTTGGAAAGATTTATTTGAGTGTGGAAAAAGAGGCGACAAACAAAGGGCTGAATGTACTGATACAATCGGTAACTAACGAGGCGAAGGAGAATCTCACTCTCCCTTCTTTTATAGAAAATAAACACGTTGATGGTGTGCTTATCTTATCTCATATTAGTACTGAATATATCAACAAAGTCATCGGAACCGGCATTCCAACGGTAACGATTGACCATCATCACCCGCTCATTCAGGCTGATGCGATTCTGACGAACAACCGATTTGCGGCTTACACTGCCGTTAAACATATGGTCGATCTTGGTCATAAGAAAATTGCGTTCGTTGGGGATACCCGTTTTTCTCCAAGTTATCAGGAAAGGCTTGAAGGGTTTTTGCTCGCATTTCAAGAGCACGAACTGCAAGTTGACCAGCGATTAATTTTTTCTTCTGTGGAGGAAAGTGAAATCATAGTACGAGATTTGGTGGAATCAGTAGAGACACAACCGACAGCTTGGTTTTGCGTTAACGACGGACTAGGATTTTTTGTACAGTCATCGCTTCAGCAAAAAGGGTTACGCGTGCCTGATGATGTTTCGGTCTGCAGCTTTGATAACGGACAGCTTTCAAGGTTAGCGAACCCGAAGATTACGACGATGGATATTGATTTAGAGCTTTATGGAAGAAAAGCAATCGAACAGCTCGTCTGGCGGATGGACAACACAGAAGAACCGATCACAGAGCTTCTCCTGCCAGCAACCCTATTAAAACGCGAGTCTACTTCTAAAGTGAATAAATAA
- a CDS encoding carbohydrate ABC transporter permease gives MMKRNGTGWLFASPYLLYAVIFFAIPLIWSMYLSFTDWNLISPVYYFKGFDNFIEAVKHPGVQAAFFVTFKFMAAFVPMVIVSSLAVALVIHGLPRFKGLFLIGFFLPYLASGVVSSLIVKGLLSHNSAFNVFLRKFGIEIDWLSTPLSALLVVAAIIAWKFTGYYALILTAGFESINKDVYEAAAIDGVTPSQRFWKITLPLLYPAIFTVLILSIGVSFGIFTEVYQLTGGGPNYATNTWQMEIFKQAFTNLSAGYASAVAIIASVVTFASILVIRKLLEMWGKRNGWV, from the coding sequence ATGATGAAAAGAAACGGGACGGGCTGGCTATTTGCCAGTCCTTACCTTTTATATGCGGTTATTTTTTTCGCCATACCGCTAATCTGGTCGATGTATCTATCATTTACGGACTGGAACTTGATCTCGCCAGTCTACTATTTTAAAGGCTTTGATAACTTTATCGAAGCAGTGAAGCATCCAGGAGTACAGGCAGCATTCTTTGTAACGTTCAAGTTCATGGCAGCGTTCGTACCGATGGTTATCGTTTCATCGCTCGCTGTAGCACTTGTCATTCACGGACTGCCTCGTTTCAAAGGCTTATTCCTAATCGGGTTCTTTTTACCTTATTTAGCATCAGGGGTTGTTTCATCCTTGATCGTAAAAGGATTGCTGTCCCATAACAGTGCGTTCAACGTATTTTTGCGGAAATTTGGAATCGAAATCGACTGGCTGAGCACACCGTTATCCGCATTGCTGGTGGTTGCGGCTATCATCGCTTGGAAGTTCACCGGCTATTACGCACTTATTTTGACAGCTGGTTTTGAAAGTATCAATAAAGACGTTTATGAAGCAGCTGCGATTGATGGGGTAACACCATCACAACGTTTTTGGAAAATAACGTTGCCGCTGTTGTATCCAGCTATATTTACCGTGTTGATCCTCTCGATCGGCGTATCATTCGGAATCTTTACTGAGGTTTACCAGCTGACAGGCGGTGGACCAAACTACGCAACAAACACGTGGCAGATGGAGATTTTTAAACAAGCGTTTACGAACTTGAGCGCAGGTTATGCGTCAGCAGTTGCGATCATCGCTTCAGTTGTGACGTTCGCATCCATTTTAGTCATCAGAAAATTACTAGAGATGTGGGGGAAACGTAATGGTTGGGTCTAA